Proteins encoded by one window of Lepisosteus oculatus isolate fLepOcu1 chromosome 18, fLepOcu1.hap2, whole genome shotgun sequence:
- the zdhhc24 gene encoding probable palmitoyltransferase ZDHHC24, translated as MRSFCYRTWGRLERACRRLPVVVNTLLVLSITAEVSYLVLAEAPGRAGWTAPWKAAHLGAQAFMLGNIAWNSVLFLRTDPSVRGVFLGGEGMGQGWRYCYSCETHTPPRCSHCHDCGVCVLLRDHHCVFFGQCVGFRNYRYFLSSLLFMWAGLLYAVVLNTEVFLLVLSEGLTLHSALLLLAPWVMLVSGQVTARAFAFAFIADTCVVGFLLVAAFLFFHAALMLRGQTTREWYSSRRPYSLGWRRNLQECLGRRWYLAWLCPLIPSPLPGDGIHFRVTGPLDPAGN; from the exons ATGCGGTCGTTCTGCTACCGGACGTGGGGCCGGCTGGAGCGCGCGTGCCGCCGCCTGCCGGTGGTGGTGAACACGCTGCTCGTGCTGTCCATCACGGCGGAGGTCAGCTACCTGGTCCTGGCCGAGGCGCCGGGGCGGGCGGGCTGGACGGCGCCGTGGAAGGCGGCCCACCTGGGCGCCCAGGCCTTCATGCTGGGCAACATCGCCTGGAACTCCGTGCTCTTCCTCAGGACGGACCCCAGCGTCCGGGGGGTCTTCCTCGGAGGGGAGGGCATGGGCCAGGGCTGGAG GTACTGCTACAGCTGCGAGACGCACACCCCCCCGCGCTGCTCCCACTGCCACGACTGCGGGGTGTGCGTCCTGCTCCGGGACCACCACTGCGTCTTCTTCGGCCAGTGCGTGGGCTTCCGCAACTACCGCTACTTCCTGAGCAGCCTGCTCTTCATGTGGGCGGGGCTGCTGTACGCCGTGGTGCTCAACACCGAGGTCTTCCTGCTGGTCCTGAGCGAGGGGCTCACCCTGCACAGCGCCCTGCTGCTGCTCGCGCCCTGGGTCATGCTGGTCTCCG GCCAGGTCACCGCGAGGGCCTTCGCCTTCGCCTTCATCGCCGACACCTGCGTCGTGGGCTTCCTGCTGGTGGCGGCCTTCCTGTTCTTCCACGCGGCGCTGATGCTGCGCGGCCAGACCACGCGGGAGTGGTACTCCAGCCGCCGCCCCTACAGCCTGGGCTGGCGCCGCAACCTCCAGGAGTGCCTGGGCCGGCGCTGGTACCTGGCCTGGCTCTGCCCACTCATCCCCTCCCCGCTGCCCGGCGACGGCATCCACTTCCGGGTCACCGGCCCGCTGGACCCCGCCGGCAACTGA